TCCCATCAAAACGGTATCAAAGTGCTGGTTGTCAGCCGTAATACCTAATGTCCCTCGCAAATGACCTGGAATGGTTTCAGGAAAATTAGATAGTAAATCCGCAACGTGTTCTCCTTCCATCAGAAAGAAGTCAAACGAGCCGTCTTTGCGAGCGATAAAGCGATCGACCGTACAGGCAACCAAATAAATGAGTTTAGACATGAACAATACCCTCTCAAATCATCACCTTGATCTACTTCACCCAACCAGGTGAGAACGAATTTTCTCTATCTTTGGATAGATTCTTCGTCACTTCTTTGTTCAATAATTCATCTCAAGAATGTGATAGTGCTACAAGAATTAGATAGCGAAGAGATAGAGCCTTTTCCTAACTTAAGGGTGTCTGAAGGAGTCAATATTAGGAGGAACGATGGCACATTTATTTGCGATCGCCTACTGATATGTGGGTCGCAATCGTCACAAAAGCACTAAATTAGTTGCTGCATAAAGGAGTCAATACTGATTTATGGTCGGAATTGAATACCTGTATGTCCTGAAACTGCTGACAGCACTTGGATGTGGGCTAATCGCTGGAGTGTTCTTCGCTTTCTCAACCTTTGTCATGAAGGCTCTGGCTCAACAACCCCCTGCCCAGGGAATTGCTGCGATGCAAGCCATCAACATCACGGTGATTAATCCCTGGTTTATGACCGCTTTTTTGGGTACAAGTGTCGTTTGTCTGATTCTAATGATCTCTTCACTCCTTCGGTGGCAACAACCGGGTGCTGCTTATTTGTTGGTCAGTGCTTTGTTTTATCTGGTCGGTTGTTTTGGGGTGACAATGGTGTTCAATGTCCCGCTCAATGATGCGTTGGCTAACGTTAATCCCGACACTAGCGAAGGGGCAACTCTCTGGGCTAGATATCTCACCTACTGGACGTTTTGGAACCATGTGCGGGCGATCGCCGCATTTATCACAGCAGTTCTATTCACAATGGCACTCAACGCCCCATCAAAATTGTAGAGGTCGATGAATTCACTGGAACATACGATTCTTTGGCGTAGATTGGATTGTCCTGGACACGATAGTTGTTGTCTCTGGAAAACTGGTGATGGCTGGCAGTTATCTGGAACAGCCATCTTCTTGTTTGAGCAAAAGCCCTGTCTTTTATCCTACGAGGTGAATACTGATAGCACCTGGGAAACCCGCACCGCAAGTATTTCAGGCTATGTCGGTAAATCCGTTGTTATCTTGGCGATCGCTCGTACTCCAAATCATCGTTGGAGTATCAATGACAAAGAATTACAGGACGC
Above is a window of Oscillatoria sp. FACHB-1407 DNA encoding:
- a CDS encoding anthrone oxygenase family protein, which encodes MVGIEYLYVLKLLTALGCGLIAGVFFAFSTFVMKALAQQPPAQGIAAMQAINITVINPWFMTAFLGTSVVCLILMISSLLRWQQPGAAYLLVSALFYLVGCFGVTMVFNVPLNDALANVNPDTSEGATLWARYLTYWTFWNHVRAIAAFITAVLFTMALNAPSKL
- a CDS encoding putative glycolipid-binding domain-containing protein — its product is MNSLEHTILWRRLDCPGHDSCCLWKTGDGWQLSGTAIFLFEQKPCLLSYEVNTDSTWETRTASISGYVGKSVVILAIARTPNHRWSINDKELQDAADCIDLDLGFTPATNLIAIRRLSLAVGARSQAPAAWLDFPDFTLKRLEQHYHRLSYDRYEYTSPDAGYADVLEVDDDGAIAYYPQLWEQER